The Fulvivirga ligni genome window below encodes:
- a CDS encoding GNAT family N-acetyltransferase: protein MLSINTERLSLLEITEADCEFILELMNTAGWLKFIGDRGVKSVDQAKQYIENRIRSSYLEYGFGMNKIVLKNDNVPIGMCGLVKRDYLEGPDIGFAILPEYEGFGYAFEAAQAVLNHAIHELKLSNVMAITDPDNERSQKLIRKLGMKERSSIDPQGKSISMFSYR, encoded by the coding sequence ATGCTTTCCATTAATACTGAAAGACTGTCGCTTCTGGAAATTACTGAGGCAGACTGTGAATTTATACTTGAGCTGATGAATACAGCAGGATGGCTCAAGTTTATAGGAGATCGAGGAGTTAAATCTGTGGATCAGGCTAAACAATATATTGAAAACCGCATAAGAAGTAGCTATCTGGAATACGGCTTTGGGATGAATAAAATAGTCCTAAAAAATGATAATGTGCCTATCGGTATGTGTGGTTTAGTAAAGAGAGATTATTTGGAAGGGCCAGACATCGGCTTTGCTATATTGCCTGAATATGAGGGGTTTGGCTATGCTTTTGAAGCGGCCCAGGCCGTATTAAACCATGCAATTCATGAACTGAAGTTAAGCAATGTGATGGCCATTACGGATCCTGATAATGAACGTTCCCAGAAATTAATACGAAAGCTCGGTATGAAAGAAAGAAGCAGCATTGATCCTCAAGGGAAGAGTATCAGCATGTTTTCATACCGATAA
- a CDS encoding DUF2911 domain-containing protein encodes MRNRIYTTLLLMLISVVAFGQKKMKSPAASSEGSIDGVKVEVKYHQPSVQGRQVMGKLVPYGQVWRTGANNATTISFDQDVKVEGKALPKGTYALFTIPGEGEWEIIFNKNANQWGAFNYDKAEDVLRVKVKSKATSSMVEAFTITVGSNDVSMAWENTEVKFKVSK; translated from the coding sequence ATGAGAAATAGAATATATACTACATTATTACTAATGCTTATTTCTGTTGTGGCATTCGGACAGAAGAAAATGAAAAGTCCGGCCGCAAGTTCGGAAGGAAGTATTGATGGGGTAAAGGTTGAAGTAAAATATCACCAACCCTCAGTTCAAGGAAGACAAGTTATGGGTAAGCTAGTACCTTACGGCCAGGTTTGGAGAACAGGAGCGAATAATGCCACTACTATCTCCTTTGATCAGGATGTTAAGGTGGAAGGTAAAGCCCTGCCTAAAGGTACCTATGCTCTCTTTACCATCCCAGGTGAAGGCGAGTGGGAGATCATTTTCAACAAAAATGCTAACCAGTGGGGCGCATTTAATTATGACAAGGCTGAAGATGTACTACGAGTGAAAGTGAAATCTAAAGCTACATCCTCTATGGTAGAAGCATTTACCATTACCGTGGGAAGCAATGATGTTTCAATGGCCTGGGAGAATACGGAAGTGAAATTTAAAGTGAGCAAATAG
- a CDS encoding ATP-dependent zinc protease family protein produces MKQKIVIGRNDKIDLPKLHLYDLDAKVDTGAFTSAIHYHMAEVIEKEGRRVLHFTLLDPSHPDYNGKSFYFENFEEREIKNSFGDSERRYIISTIIHIFGRDFETEFSLSNRGNLKFPILLGRKLLKKGFLVDVSYKNLSFNQKQK; encoded by the coding sequence ATGAAGCAAAAAATAGTTATCGGCAGAAATGATAAAATTGATCTGCCGAAATTACATTTATATGACCTGGACGCCAAGGTAGATACTGGCGCTTTTACCTCAGCCATTCATTATCACATGGCAGAAGTAATTGAAAAAGAGGGCAGAAGAGTGCTGCATTTTACTCTTTTAGATCCTTCTCACCCTGATTATAACGGGAAGAGCTTTTACTTCGAGAATTTTGAAGAAAGAGAAATAAAAAATTCTTTCGGAGATTCTGAAAGAAGGTATATTATCAGCACTATAATACATATCTTCGGCCGCGATTTTGAAACTGAATTCTCCCTGAGTAATAGAGGCAACTTAAAGTTTCCCATCCTCTTAGGGCGTAAGCTTTTGAAAAAGGGTTTTTTGGTAGATGTATCATACAAAAACCTTTCCTTTAATCAGAAGCAGAAATAA
- the rimK gene encoding 30S ribosomal protein S6--L-glutamate ligase, whose translation MKVGILSRNQDLYSTRRLVEACEVRGHECEVIDHLKCTLVMEQNNPTVIYKGRHLDDFNAIIPRIGASVTFYGSAVVRQFEMMKVFTAVESQALIRSRDKLRSLQILSRAGLGLPKTVFTNYSRDTDDILNGVGGAPVIIKLLEGTQGLGVVLAENKKAAASVIEAFHGLKARVIVQEYIKEAGGADIRAFIVDGEVVGAMKRQAKEGEFRSNLHRGGTSQVIKLSRKEKSAAITAAKKMGLGVAGVDMLQSSRGPLILEVNSSPGLEGIENATGLDIAGKIVEYLDRNSSKQKRIQKDKVNA comes from the coding sequence ATGAAGGTAGGAATCCTATCCCGGAACCAAGATTTATATTCTACACGCAGATTAGTAGAGGCTTGTGAAGTGCGAGGGCATGAGTGTGAGGTGATCGACCACCTTAAGTGTACCCTGGTAATGGAGCAAAACAACCCTACGGTAATATACAAAGGACGTCACCTGGATGACTTCAATGCTATTATTCCTAGAATAGGTGCCTCTGTAACTTTCTATGGCTCAGCAGTGGTAAGGCAGTTTGAAATGATGAAAGTTTTCACCGCTGTGGAATCTCAAGCCTTAATCAGGTCGAGAGATAAACTGAGAAGTTTGCAAATTCTCTCTAGAGCGGGTTTGGGATTACCTAAGACAGTATTCACAAACTATTCCAGAGATACTGATGATATTTTGAATGGCGTTGGCGGAGCTCCTGTTATTATAAAGTTATTAGAAGGTACTCAGGGTCTAGGGGTGGTGCTGGCTGAAAATAAAAAAGCAGCGGCCTCTGTTATTGAAGCTTTTCATGGACTTAAAGCAAGAGTGATAGTGCAAGAATATATCAAAGAAGCTGGTGGTGCTGATATTAGAGCTTTCATTGTAGATGGCGAAGTAGTTGGTGCTATGAAAAGACAAGCTAAAGAAGGTGAGTTCAGATCTAATCTGCATAGAGGAGGTACATCTCAGGTGATTAAACTATCTCGTAAAGAGAAGTCTGCGGCCATCACTGCTGCAAAGAAAATGGGTCTGGGTGTAGCTGGTGTTGATATGCTTCAGTCATCTAGAGGGCCATTAATATTGGAGGTAAACTCTTCACCAGGATTAGAAGGAATTGAAAATGCTACCGGTTTGGATATTGCAGGTAAAATTGTTGAATATCTGGATCGAAACAGTAGCAAACAGAAAAGAATACAAAAGGATAAAGTGAATGCCTGA
- a CDS encoding succinylglutamate desuccinylase/aspartoacylase family protein, protein MPDIVIDGHKVSPGQDIQINALIARLPTRTPINIPVFVSRSTKPGPTLLVMAGVHGDETNGIEILRRIIINNYHKPTKGTVIAIPVFNVYGFINHSRGLPDGRDLNRSFPGSKNGSLASRVAHFMTSEILPQVDFGIDFHTGGASHNNFPQIRGVFNTVKEMEVAKAFGAPFIIESPFREKSLRKTADKANKTILVYEGGETLRLRKKVIDTGVDGMLRVMKYLGMRDDAPEIEQKSIYLKTSTWVRAKYAGLHHADVRNGSRVEKNEVLGLITDPYGQFEKKIKSPVNGFVIGINNYPVVNMGDAILHIGSE, encoded by the coding sequence ATGCCTGATATTGTTATTGATGGCCATAAGGTGTCTCCGGGGCAAGATATTCAAATTAATGCCCTGATTGCCAGATTGCCTACCAGAACACCAATAAATATTCCCGTTTTTGTGAGCCGGTCTACCAAGCCCGGCCCTACGCTTTTGGTTATGGCTGGTGTGCATGGAGATGAAACCAACGGGATTGAAATCTTAAGAAGAATCATCATAAATAACTATCACAAGCCTACTAAGGGTACGGTGATAGCTATTCCTGTTTTTAACGTTTATGGTTTTATAAATCATTCACGTGGATTGCCAGATGGAAGAGATCTGAATCGATCCTTTCCTGGATCTAAAAATGGATCTTTAGCAAGTCGTGTGGCTCATTTTATGACCAGCGAAATACTGCCTCAGGTAGACTTTGGAATAGATTTTCATACCGGTGGGGCTAGTCATAACAACTTCCCGCAGATTCGAGGTGTTTTTAATACCGTGAAGGAAATGGAAGTTGCTAAGGCTTTTGGTGCGCCATTTATTATAGAATCTCCTTTTAGAGAGAAGTCGTTAAGGAAAACGGCGGATAAGGCCAATAAAACTATTTTGGTTTATGAAGGAGGAGAAACACTTAGGTTAAGGAAAAAGGTGATTGACACCGGCGTGGATGGCATGCTAAGAGTAATGAAATACCTTGGAATGAGAGATGATGCTCCGGAAATAGAGCAAAAGTCTATCTATCTAAAAACCTCCACCTGGGTAAGAGCCAAGTATGCAGGGCTACATCACGCTGATGTCCGAAATGGTAGCAGAGTCGAGAAAAATGAAGTTTTAGGCCTTATTACAGATCCTTACGGTCAATTTGAAAAGAAAATAAAATCACCTGTAAATGGTTTTGTGATTGGAATAAATAACTATCCGGTCGTAAATATGGGAGACGCTATTTTACATATAGGTAGCGAATAG
- a CDS encoding ATP-binding protein — protein MNPELQGQYNNLKTILNDKFLSVLCREINGHIDFLKRVKSLESKIIKANISTQQYDKSLAIIKDYKSTLIVEVEKQFTPPEIVNFDVDFLNFNQDITDYIAQLELDYVRKQEESRFQPTDGDSVLLKVKKWFKRFFYNTSKLPVRTGNAFRKLFKKPVKELKPWTHHIHLQDLTAYFFKEKLPCQLLPIIDKLNLRLSHATKVAWKIDEQIEVICNQLVEQDDYTSELTLEVLEPLDQAITNLEEFKGELKNDLIEAFENVFGKYEDAFLKVGTMELSNNKFKPVKSSKLHSELLKQYKSKREGWYHLFTVLSDDWEIDLELYFILYSGLLEYHRTLHILKQKIDTAVISKLETIASYLESIKDQIQKAPDEAALKMVMEQNMKAVRGELTPKILPETNDLILRQDLPSLVNNIESKIDKLISSVSEKRAVVKGLNYDEAIKSSSISYVSPYELIHFESWPELVKEIKAIKIKLTEQLSVIQNDISGLGQIAEFNLESAMSLFNEEDRKDQPDVIALQGIDRTIERVKAIQLSFQSFENDVESVLYEGIQQFNKRLVQFTNNENIYDIRVRIAKGKALQRSKEWREQAIYKLKNIVPTVISFARLNYQKVNHFVTTTYKKYGLTSQPESITAELADFLAETKGAIEKLPFVYQRLFKLEPLSDINFFEGRAEEMLTLNTAYNNWMKGRFAATVLLGEKGSGATTLLNFYLSDLGTSSAVHRLVPKSSISSIEELLEWFSISFEQNFKSADELIIFLNQKKRVLVLEDIQKLYLKKVKGFEALKWLSEIIALTNEKVFYVCSCTKYAWSYLDKTIQLSEHFSYHISLNDMADGSVVNVIEKRHRVSGYNLKFEPTVSELNNKKFKKLPEQEQQVVLRERYFSSMNKIAKSNVSLALVYWLRSTRQITGNTIHIGSLKEIDFSFMKGLSMNKVFALANIVLHDGLTEDECVAIERSSVRKVRSTLYPLFEDGILVKNEGKYYINPLLYRHTIQLLKSKNIVH, from the coding sequence ATGAATCCTGAACTTCAAGGGCAATACAACAACCTAAAAACCATCTTAAATGATAAGTTTCTCTCTGTTTTATGTAGAGAAATTAACGGCCACATTGATTTTCTTAAAAGAGTAAAGTCTTTAGAATCTAAGATTATTAAAGCTAATATCAGTACTCAACAGTATGATAAATCACTAGCCATAATCAAGGATTATAAGTCTACCCTTATTGTAGAAGTAGAAAAGCAGTTTACTCCTCCTGAGATTGTAAATTTTGATGTTGACTTCCTGAATTTTAATCAGGATATAACAGATTATATTGCACAACTAGAACTAGATTATGTAAGGAAGCAGGAAGAGTCGCGCTTTCAACCCACAGATGGTGACTCAGTTTTACTCAAGGTTAAAAAATGGTTCAAACGCTTTTTTTATAATACGAGTAAACTGCCGGTCAGAACAGGTAACGCTTTTAGAAAGCTTTTCAAAAAGCCAGTTAAGGAGCTTAAACCATGGACTCATCATATTCATTTACAGGACCTTACTGCTTATTTCTTCAAAGAGAAGCTGCCTTGTCAGCTTTTGCCGATCATTGATAAGCTCAACTTAAGATTGAGTCATGCTACTAAAGTGGCCTGGAAGATTGACGAGCAGATAGAGGTAATATGTAATCAGCTGGTAGAGCAGGATGATTACACCAGTGAACTGACCTTGGAGGTTCTAGAGCCTCTCGATCAGGCCATCACTAATCTGGAGGAGTTCAAAGGTGAACTCAAAAATGACTTAATTGAGGCATTTGAGAATGTTTTTGGTAAGTATGAAGATGCGTTTCTGAAAGTGGGAACCATGGAGCTTAGTAATAATAAGTTTAAGCCTGTGAAATCTTCTAAGCTGCATTCTGAATTACTTAAGCAATACAAATCTAAGCGAGAAGGCTGGTATCATCTATTTACCGTATTGTCAGATGACTGGGAAATAGACCTGGAACTATATTTCATTCTTTATTCGGGCTTATTGGAGTATCACCGTACACTACATATTCTTAAGCAGAAGATAGACACCGCGGTTATTTCTAAACTAGAGACTATAGCCTCTTATCTTGAAAGTATCAAAGATCAGATTCAAAAGGCCCCAGATGAGGCTGCTTTGAAAATGGTGATGGAACAAAATATGAAGGCTGTTAGGGGTGAACTTACTCCTAAAATTCTGCCCGAAACTAATGACCTTATTTTAAGGCAGGATCTTCCTTCTTTGGTAAATAATATTGAATCCAAAATTGATAAACTCATCTCTTCTGTTTCCGAAAAGAGGGCGGTTGTGAAAGGTCTCAACTATGATGAAGCTATTAAAAGTTCATCCATTAGTTATGTGTCTCCTTATGAGTTAATTCATTTTGAATCCTGGCCAGAGCTGGTTAAAGAGATTAAGGCCATCAAAATAAAGCTTACCGAGCAGCTCAGTGTTATTCAAAATGACATTTCCGGGCTGGGTCAGATAGCCGAGTTTAATTTGGAATCAGCCATGTCGCTTTTCAATGAGGAGGATAGAAAAGATCAACCTGATGTAATAGCATTACAAGGAATAGATCGCACGATCGAAAGAGTGAAGGCTATCCAGTTATCATTTCAAAGCTTTGAAAATGACGTGGAGAGTGTTTTATATGAGGGTATTCAGCAATTCAATAAAAGGCTGGTTCAGTTTACCAATAATGAGAATATCTATGACATTAGGGTAAGAATAGCCAAAGGAAAGGCACTACAGAGGAGTAAGGAGTGGCGGGAGCAGGCTATTTATAAGCTGAAGAACATTGTGCCTACGGTTATTTCTTTCGCAAGGCTCAACTATCAGAAAGTCAATCATTTTGTAACTACAACTTATAAAAAGTATGGCTTGACCAGCCAGCCTGAGAGTATTACAGCAGAGCTGGCAGACTTCCTTGCTGAGACTAAAGGTGCAATAGAAAAACTTCCTTTTGTCTATCAAAGGCTGTTTAAATTGGAGCCTTTGTCGGATATCAACTTTTTTGAAGGTAGGGCAGAGGAAATGCTTACGTTGAATACGGCTTATAATAATTGGATGAAAGGCCGTTTTGCTGCCACCGTTTTATTGGGAGAAAAAGGTAGTGGAGCTACTACGTTGCTTAATTTCTATCTAAGCGATCTTGGAACGTCAAGTGCCGTACACCGATTGGTTCCAAAGTCCAGCATTTCAAGTATTGAGGAGTTGCTTGAATGGTTCTCGATATCTTTTGAGCAAAATTTTAAATCAGCTGATGAGCTAATCATATTTCTAAATCAGAAGAAGAGAGTACTGGTGTTAGAAGATATTCAAAAGCTGTATTTGAAAAAAGTGAAGGGTTTTGAAGCTCTAAAATGGTTGTCAGAAATTATTGCGCTTACTAATGAGAAGGTATTTTATGTATGTAGCTGCACCAAATATGCGTGGAGTTATTTAGATAAGACCATTCAGTTATCAGAGCACTTTAGTTATCATATTTCATTAAACGATATGGCTGATGGTTCCGTGGTCAATGTGATAGAGAAAAGGCACCGTGTTAGTGGGTATAATCTTAAATTTGAACCCACCGTTTCCGAGTTAAATAATAAGAAATTTAAGAAACTGCCTGAACAGGAACAGCAGGTGGTTTTAAGGGAGAGGTATTTTTCTTCTATGAATAAAATTGCCAAGAGCAATGTCAGCCTGGCACTAGTTTATTGGCTTAGGTCGACCAGACAAATTACAGGTAATACCATCCATATAGGATCTCTCAAAGAGATTGATTTTTCCTTTATGAAAGGCCTCTCTATGAATAAAGTGTTCGCTTTGGCTAACATAGTATTGCATGACGGGCTTACCGAAGATGAATGTGTAGCTATTGAACGAAGTTCTGTAAGGAAGGTGAGGTCTACACTTTATCCTCTATTTGAAGACGGTATTCTCGTGAAAAATGAAGGTAAATATTATATTAACCCTTTGCTGTACAGACATACTATCCAACTGCTAAAATCTAAAAACATAGTTCATTAA
- a CDS encoding mechanosensitive ion channel family protein → MKKAFFILILFINSCIAWAQADSVKDTTVMVVAIKADSTVPVAVKVDTATVTADEKLNNEISDLKKDIPSLSDLISIGKVFWAIVFLFGGYFTVRFIGSILEKLAEKSTNYRITIKGLVPVIKISVWMIVLFIIIMGIFHPPVNGIIAATASIGIAVGFAAQDILKNIFGGIMILFDRPFQVGDKIEIGEYYGEVLEIGLRSTRIVTPDDSLVSVPNGELMNKSVSNSNTGEANCQVVAEIYLPITVDTAEVRKIAIESAQVSRFIYLNKPITVLFFNEVKERRSYLKMRLKAYVSDIRNEFAFKSDMTEIVMRELLSQKVISPDDLK, encoded by the coding sequence GTGAAAAAAGCTTTTTTTATACTGATCTTATTCATTAACTCATGTATAGCATGGGCTCAGGCTGACTCTGTGAAAGATACTACTGTTATGGTAGTGGCGATTAAGGCAGACTCTACAGTGCCCGTTGCTGTAAAAGTAGATACAGCAACCGTTACGGCTGATGAGAAACTTAATAATGAGATCAGCGATTTGAAGAAAGATATCCCATCACTTTCTGATCTAATCTCCATTGGTAAGGTCTTTTGGGCCATTGTATTTCTATTTGGAGGATACTTTACAGTCCGCTTCATTGGGTCCATTCTGGAAAAGCTTGCAGAGAAGAGTACTAACTATCGAATTACTATTAAGGGTCTCGTCCCAGTGATAAAGATATCCGTTTGGATGATTGTCCTATTTATCATCATTATGGGGATTTTTCATCCTCCCGTGAATGGTATAATAGCCGCTACAGCTTCCATAGGTATTGCAGTAGGTTTTGCTGCTCAGGATATTCTTAAAAACATCTTTGGCGGTATCATGATCCTTTTTGACAGACCGTTTCAGGTGGGAGATAAGATTGAGATTGGAGAGTACTACGGTGAAGTCCTTGAGATTGGCTTGAGGTCTACGAGAATTGTTACACCTGATGATTCACTTGTAAGTGTTCCAAATGGAGAGTTAATGAACAAGTCGGTATCTAATTCTAATACGGGAGAGGCTAATTGTCAGGTAGTTGCAGAGATATACCTGCCTATTACCGTGGATACTGCTGAAGTGCGCAAGATCGCTATAGAATCAGCTCAGGTTTCCAGATTTATCTACCTTAATAAGCCCATTACTGTACTGTTCTTTAACGAAGTGAAGGAGCGAAGGTCATATTTGAAGATGAGATTAAAGGCCTATGTTTCTGATATAAGGAATGAGTTTGCCTTTAAAAGTGATATGACTGAGATCGTTATGAGAGAACTTTTAAGTCAAAAGGTGATTTCACCTGATGACTTAAAATAA